The Desulfobulbus propionicus DSM 2032 DNA segment GGCGAGAATCATCAGTGATTCGTCGATGAACTGCAATTCGTCCTCGGTCAGCGGCTTGCCCTTGCGCAGCATCACCAGCAGCCCGTAGCAGTCGGTGGAGTTGAAGGCCCATTTATGCACATGAAAGCCATCGGCCCGCACCATGGGCGGTTGAGCGTCCTGCTCCAAAACTTCCTGGGCCAATTGAATGGCCTGCCGCCGCTGCGGCCCATGATAGGAACAAAACATGTGCATCCGCTTCCGGCCGGGGTTGTGGTAGCCGATCAGTTCATGTCCGACAAACTCCATCAACCAGATCGAGTAGGCCTCGATCATGGCCGGCAGATCGAGAATGCCCGCCATCCGTTGATACAGCGTATTGATCTTGCGCAATTTTTCCGATTGCTGCCGATAATGGCTCAGCTCGGACAACAGATTTTCCATGGTGGCGGCAATTTGAACATCGACCTGCTCATCAAGGGATTTCAATTCCATGGCATTCACTGAGGGGTGATAATTCCGTCGGGTGTGGAGCGATTCCGGTTGCCTCGACGCGCAGCCCAAGGCCTGCGGGGAGAACCATATGGAAAGAGTTAAGCGAATTGCATGCCTGTTTTGCTGAAATGTATTTTTTGTATGTAACATTAAAAGATTACCCACAGATAACGAATTCGGCGATCCTCTGCAAGCTGTTCATCGGGCGATTAGTCAGAATTTCGACAGTTGAGGTGAGGCGAGGGAAAAGGAGGGAACGGTGCCAGGAAAAATGACGATCGGCCAGATGTTCGTGGTCGGCTTTCGCGGCTGTGACATCGGCGCCAATGCTTGGCTTGTCGAGGCCATTGCCCGCGACGGCCTGGGCGGGGTAATCCTCTTTGACCGCAATGTCGACCGTTCGGTGCAGAACATCGAGTCGCCCGAACAGTTGCGGCGGTTGACCGCCGGCTTGCAACAGCAAGCCCGCACGCCGTTGTTCATCGCCGTTGATCAGGAAGGGGGCCGGGTTTGCCGGTTGAAGGAGCGGGACGGTTTTTTGCCCTCGCATTCCGCCGCCGAGCTGGCTGCGCTGGGTATCGAGGCCACCGCCCATCATGCCGATATTCTGGCGGAGGAACTGGCGGCCTGCGGCATCAACCTCAATTTCGCGCCGGTGGTCGATCTCGATCTCAATCCGGACAATCCGATCATCGGCCGTTACCAGCGGAGTTTCGGCGCCGATCCGGCCACGGTGGCCAGCCATGCCCGCGTCTTCGTCGAGGCCCATCACCGCCACGGTGTCGGCTGCTGTCTCAAGCATTTTCCCGGCCACGGCAGCGCCGGCAACGATTCCCACCTCGGTTTTGTCGACATCAGCGCCTGCTGGCGGACAGTGGAGCTGGACCCCTACCGGCAGCTGCTGGCCGCC contains these protein-coding regions:
- the nagZ gene encoding beta-N-acetylhexosaminidase; translated protein: MPGKMTIGQMFVVGFRGCDIGANAWLVEAIARDGLGGVILFDRNVDRSVQNIESPEQLRRLTAGLQQQARTPLFIAVDQEGGRVCRLKERDGFLPSHSAAELAALGIEATAHHADILAEELAACGINLNFAPVVDLDLNPDNPIIGRYQRSFGADPATVASHARVFVEAHHRHGVGCCLKHFPGHGSAGNDSHLGFVDISACWRTVELDPYRQLLAAGYGDGIMTAHLVNRRLDSSGLPATLSASVIDELLRRELGFDGVVFSDDLQMRAISNGWSTAEAVQRAVLAGVDVLVIGNNLTPRDDAFRAGVDAIEQLLDSGRIDGQRIERSLARIARFKEQLTGKQPWNSTVPPTA